TAGCCCTGACAATCGGTGAAGTCCTGTGACGAAagaacactgctgctgtaataATGGCCAGACAGGCACCACCAACTGAGAATGCAGCCAGGATGATTCCTAGGACCTCGTCAAAGGAAAGAAACTCCACTGGTTTTGGGAAACATGTGCTTCTTTCTGCATTAGACCAGAACTCCCTCGGGCAAGGGAAGCAGTCTGATGAATCTGGAAAAAAGAGTTCAGACAGCAAATCATAATCATTGTTCATAATCAGACCTTTTAAGGTAGACTGTCCACACTTATTATAGGGGATCAAATCTGATTGATCTGTCCTGACATGATTAACTTGTCTGCATGGGTTGATCTGGTAATGGTGTAGCCATACCCACATTTGTGGTTCAACCTTCAAACACAGCTGGACATACATTCAAAATTTTTCTGGCCTTCTGAACAAGGCCAAAGATTTAATGCAGTTAAATATTTTTATGCTGCttctgaaacatttcattttacctGTAGAATTGCTGATTTCTCCCTCAGGACATGGAACACAATCATAACAGCAGATAGGTTTCCCTTTCTGTAAGACTTTACGAGTTCCTGGAGGACAACTGTCAGTACACACTGATGATGGCACCTGTCACAGAGATacagacaaactcacacacagatctgccctcactgcacagctgaTAGATGTTGAATTATTGCTCCTCACTTGTGTGCTACCCCCCACCCAGGTGAGGTTTCTGTTGATGCTGAATTCCTGGCCAACTGGCAGTGATGCATTGTAATGCCCCACTGTCACCAACTCAACACTGCCACTCTGACTCTGTTGCCAGTTGACCAGGTCATATGTGGCCACAGGATCCCCATTGGcatcaaatgacacttcataaccattttgagaaaaactgacttttttcaGCTCAGTCAGAACctgtgagattaaagtgagatAAAGGAAGTAAGCATGTaaagttaatgtgttcatcaagAAAAGTACCATAAGCAGCATTATCACTGACCTGTGTGGAGCCTATTTTGGTGAGTCTGTCGCACTGAGCTGTAGAATTTGTTTTCTGACACACCGAGTTGTGAATGGCATGTGCTATTGCATAGACGGCCTTGTACACCATGTTAGTGATTCGAAGCTGAGACGTGTCAGTGTACGGGCTCTGGAGAGTCTGAATGTTTTCAGTTCCATCACACTGACTCTTCTCACTGCTGACACTTGACtctaaaaacacagcaacaagaaacatgttttttagcaGCATTGCTTTATTATTactactgtgtttctgtttagtGCTTACTTGTAAAATGTGCCATGACCGTAACTACTTTCTTCTCAAtagttgatgttattttttttttatctggttgAAtatatttttcagcttttttttttttattctattttttcagactttattttttattttatctaaacCAAGTTACCATTGTTattcaaatgtttgatttaaacatGAACTTTTATTACCAAATGTATTGCGTTCAGAATTCACAGTAGCTTCTCAGTGTTTACTTTCAATTGGTTTGCTTTAAGTTTGTACAACAATGGTTGGAAACTGTGCCTTACTGTCCAAGTCAGCTGTGTAGAGTTTTCCCTTACCAGATAATCAGGAGTTTGATCTAAAAACAGCATGATGACTTAAAAATATGCAGCTCCAAAATTCTatcaagacaaaacaacacatcacaagGAGAATCCAACTGTTACTGTCACAGCCACTAGAGATTTACCTCTGTATTTACTTCTACCCAGCCGGCAGTTGAATTCATTCTCCCAGAATTCAGTCAGCACTGGAGATGCAGCCACTTTATTTGGTGGCAGATCCATCAGGAAGTCTCTCAGACCAGGAATGACAGATTTTTCAATTGCAAATCCAATGGCGCTGGCACAGAAAGTGAACCTCAGCATGTCTGGGTCAGTTACCCAGGCCTCACTGCCTATCCACTGACGAGGAGGCAAAGGTTTCAGCAATAGCTCCTCAAACAGGATCCTCATGTCTCCAGAGGCTGCAAAAGCCACAACAACCATAGCTGTTGACctgcaaagaaaaaagacaatttatttatacacatatatcatATGTGATGCATAGATATCAACAAACAACAGTGATAATGACAGGTAAAAACCTGCGAATAACATCAGCCACTTTCTGGATCTTGCTAAGTGGGTGGGTCCGATAGAATGATTCAGAATATTCGACACAGATTCCCTCTTTGTGCGCTGCTTCCAGGAAAGAAGCCATGCCATTATTGCCATAGTCAGAATCTGAGTGGACTGCACCTATCCATGTCCAGCCAAAATGTTTCACCATCTTAGCCAGTGCTTTTGCCTGGTACTGGTCACTGGGAATTGTTCTGAAGAAGCTTGGGTACTGCTGCTTATTGGACAAGCAGGCACACGTAGCAAAGTGGCTCACCTGTAGCAAAACAAAATTGTGTAATGATTTAAAATTAATAAGATAAAAGCATAAATATTTTTGAACCAATATTTTACCACACAATCCATGTATTTACTTGAGGAATATTAAAGGGCCCAAAGACGCGCGACATGCTGATGGATGGTGTGGAACCAGACTCACCCACGATGGCTATCACTGTACCAGATTGTGAGCAGTGGTCACTGGTGTTAACCTCAAGGTCCTCACCGTTAGAAAGCTGAAACGCCAAATGCACTGCCATGGGCACTGCAGCGCACGAGTCATATATCTGGTAACCGAGCCTGATGCCTGGCAGGAGATCTGTGCTGTTGTTGATCTCATCGATAGCAAAGACCATTGATCGAGAGAATTGCATTTCACGAGAGTTGATACTGCACAAAGACACTGAAAGTCACTGATTCAATTCATAGTTAGATGACAGGGTACacggaaaacatttaaaagagcAATTAATTGTCATTCAGAATTCACAGAAGTTTTCTCCAAGATTGTAATCAGTCAAATAAAACTTAAGTATTAATTTGTTTCTTGCTTGTTGaatattgaaaaacaaatgttttcttttaggaaacacattttcaaagcGAGACAATTATTAAAATTGCTACAATACATATAATTAGATGACATGATGACATATTGCAAAAGTGACAtatgaaaatgcaaaatatgaggcttttaaaatgtaaaagaatatAAGAGACTGTATGTGCAGGATAATAATTTAAAGCTGCTTCTCAGTAaagttttcattattatttagtaATATGATTTTAAgcacatgaaacaaacatttctctCCTCACACAGTCTGTTCATCCCCCACTTCTCCCTCTTACTGACCTGCCTGTGCACCTCAGTGGCTCAGGTGTAGAGGTGTAGTTATGCTTCACTGTGTGCAGGGAGTAGTGTATGGAGAAAACACCACCGATAATATAGTCACCGTCCATAGAGAAAGCAGGTAGATGAGCTTTGCCCAGCAGCTTACATTTCACAGTACTGATCCTGCCACCAGACCCGGCCACTGTGAACCCAGACCTTTGTTTCAGACCAACCTGAGAACCATTGAAGACAAGAGCTGAGTTCAGCTCAAACAAACCCAGAGCTAATCTCAGGCTAATAAAGAGTGCTGAGATCTCCATCACCCAAGCGTCTGCATGTAGAAGTGTGTTATCACTGCTTTATATAACTTTTCAAACTATAGATTCCCTCCCACTCTATGTCAGCGATTTGTTCATCTGAAAGACAAGGCCTTTACTCAGTGGTCTTTtaattatatttctttttagcTCTTTGGGATGCACACATGTATAAGCACAAACCTCAACAACTGATGTTGATTCAACAGTGGAGGGAAAATAAACAGCCAAAAgacaaattgatattttgaaatGGTTGACAAATCCActaaatatactgtacttttttactttgttcCACTCATCCTGAAATTAAAGGCCCCACAAAAAGGTTTGATGTATTGCTACCATCTAGTGGACATGCTCGTAGCCACTTCACATTCTGTGAATTTGTTTGAGTTGTTTGACTGATGTGTAGAACTTATTATCCGCTCAATGGTTTTTGGACATGAATAATAACATGTATTAGTTTAACGGATTGTCGTGTTTACCATTCTGTCTGGTGTCCAGTTTAGTCTGTTGATGTTACTCTTTAGGCTCAGATGTTACTGGTAGAGTTACTATGGTTGTAAACCATCACTGCAATGGCTCCTTAGTCATGTAGAATTACAAAACTCCATCAACAAAGTTGTCACTGCACTTCAGATCCGGCACACTGGTCACTtatctcagtgtttctcaatttTCATTGCCCATGTCAACAACAAAGTGACTCAGGTTGCACACTCTCtatggacaaaaagaaatctaGGATAAAGCATGTGCAGTCAAGTTCTGTGCTTTTCTGGGGTTATGTCTGGAATCGACTTAAGCAAATTCTGTGTTTATAATTTTAACTCCTTCCTAAACTTACACGTACTTGGATTGacctttgttcatttttgttctcTTGTGTGAACTATATGATGAAACACTCTGGCACACTCCCTAAagatcttctgtgtgtgtgtgtgtgtgtgccagatgATGTAACTTCATGCAGTGTGTCATCAGCACTCCAATACTAACTGTTTAACATGTCAACATGCAATGGCCTCAAACCCTTACATCACCCAACCAGATCACATGGGTGTCAGCCTCATGATTAGAGATCAGATACCATCAGGGCCAATGTTCCCTAAAGACTAGATACACCCTACAATGtaacaattataataaattacattttcaccaactttttCAAAATTGGGATAATTTGTGACCCAAACTTTAGAAGTGAAcacattgttgtttattttacactaAAGCACAACAGGTAAAAGATTGTAGTAATTTGGGGGAAAACATTTAACCATTAACACAATTATCACATGAATAGGTTGTTAATATAAATACGCCATTTGTCTATTTAAGggacttttgtcttttttctttcactatTTCCTAACCTTAGATGCACTaggattgttttttgttcattaattgTTTCTTGGTGTTCTTCTCTGGCTGACACAATATGATGAAGCACTTTGGaccaaaaatacacataattagtccaaaactggaggccaggatggccaATAAATCTCCACCGCCAAATAGATTTACCAGGTGAGCTGACATAAACTGGAACAAATGTGATCCAAACtgcacagaatattaacatGCTGAAGGTGATGAGATTATTTGTCAGGTAATATTTGAGCCACAACAgctgacacaaaacaaaagacggCCAATAGGCCAATGTACCCAAGAACTGCCCAGAAACCAAGAGCTTAAAGCACACGCCAGgataatctttttctttgtatgtGGTCAGGTTTTTAAGTGGAAAATGGGGGCTAAGAGCCAACCAGATAGTACATATTAAAACTTGTGAAGGACACTACACAACAGTCAgcagaacaataaataaaaatctctaAAGGTCTCTTAGCTTCTCAGAATAAGTCACAGCACTGTCACATCCTCAATATctaggtaaaaaagaaaagacaacgtacaaacaacaaaacataatgaaaGACACAATATTTCCATTACAAACCAAATGGTGGCTTTACTGTtatgtttactgtttactgtagGGCTGGGAAATATACTTTTTTCCATCATgcaatatacatatgtatatgtatatatatcctGTCTGTGTAATGTAAAGATATGAAAAGGTCACTTTGGTTTTaacattgtttcattttgtaCAAGTTGAACATGACAACTGTAGCTCATtctgcaaagaaataaaaaaaaaggtatatttTAAGTACAATTCTAATACGCACAGGTTCAAAGCTTCAACTTTTACAGGAGAACAAAATCAATTATTTCTATCCacccatccattttctaccactcaATAggcgggtacaccctggacagtttgccagtccatcgcagggccacatatagagacaaaccaccattcagtctcacggtcaatttagggtgtctaatttacctaactcccatattgcatgtttttggactgtgagaggaagccagagaaaacccacggaCACatcgcgatcagcagtgctgtcgctaaatacacaaGACTTGTCTGGTAAATATtgaaattttagacatttccctggtaattgttggagattaacccacgtttttaggattgttaagtgattgcttgattcttgtgtcagatgtcttgctcatgcctcttcctgtgacggcactctgaccaatcagtggctggcagtctggcgACATCGCGCATAGTATTGCcttagctcgcttggaacctagccagagcaggtactaaaaaaggtACCGGGTACCAGGTACTACCGGTAGTGGAATTGCAATTTATTTaagaggagcagaaagaagagcagacacctgctgtgaggctgcagtaccactgatggagacagagggagaaagagagcaggactgtagctCAACCAGCTCTGTGCACAATGTCATTAAACTCATTAAATCCTAATAgtgaaaatcttgttttactaCATGTTTGTTCAACAAGGAGTTTAATAccagtgcatttacatttggCCACACGGTGGGTGTCGTAGTTAGCACTCTTGCACTGGtcgaaacaagggccttttgTGCATGGAGTGTGAGAGTGGCACGAGTGCCCatcgcaaccctcatgtggaggataaagtggtagagtaAAGAGTGAGCATTTAAATTTATATTTGATacaaaaattgaaaaacaacaatatttagCTGGGTCCCACTAAAGCatacatatgcatgtgtgtgttctgcccTTCCAGTGGACAACAccctcccaccacacacacacactttatttatgGGCATTTGAAGATTTctggatggaaacacacaaaggaTATAAGCCTTACATTAGAGAACGTGTTTAAAATTTTAACTCCTTCCTGAACTTACATGCACTTGGATTCACCtttgttagtttttgttatCTGGTGATTCACTCTGGTACATTCCCTAAagatcttctgtgtgtgtgtgtcacttcatGTCATATGTCATCAGCACTCCATCACCCACTTCACATGTCAACATGCAATGCCCTCAGACGCTTACATCACCTAACCAGATCACATGGGTGTCGGCCTCATGATTAGAGATTAGATACCATCAGGGCCAATGTTCCCTAAAGACTGGATACACCCTATAAtgtaacaatgataataaatgaCAATGTCAAAAACCTTTTTCAAAATTGTGATATATTGTGACCCAAACTTTATAAGTGAAcacattgttgtttattttacacttcAAGCTCAAATGTAAGTAATttgtgggaaaacatttaaacattcacacaattgtattaattttaattgtaattatacaataaaaattgtgcattataattaaatataataacacCAATAGTATATTGGAGGgattttgtagtttttctttcacTATTTCCTTACCTTAGATACACTAGGATTggtttttgttcattaattgTTTCTTGGTGTTCTTTTCTGGCCGAAACAATATGATGAAACACTTTGGagcaaaaatacacagaaagagtccaaaactggaggccaggatggcaaatatcTCCACAGCCACAGTAAATTTACCAGGTGAGCTGACGTAAGCTGGGATAAATGTGATCCAGACTGCACAGAATATCAACATGCTGAAGGTGATGAGCTTGGCTTCATTAAAATTGTCAGGTAGTTTTCGAGCCACAACAGCTAACACGAAACAAAAGATGGCCAATAGGCCAATGTACCCAAGAACTGCCCAGAACCCAAGAGCTGAACCTAAAGCACACTCCAGGATAATCTTCTCTTTGTATGTGGTCAGGTTTTTTAGTGGAAAAGGGGGGCTAACAGCCAACCAGATAGTACATATTAAAACTTGAATAAATGTGAAGGAAACTACTGTCAATCTTTGCTGTAGAGGACCAAACCACTTCATGACATTACTACCAGGAAGTGTAGCTTTGAAGGCCATTAGCACCACCATAGTTTTCCCAAGAACACAAGAGATGCACAGGACAAAGGTGATTCCAAACGCTGTGTGACGCAGCATACAGGACCACTCAGAGGGTGTTCCTATAAATGTTAATGAACATAAGAAACACAGAGCCAGtgagaagagcagcaggaagctCAGTTCAGAGTTATTAGCCCTGACAATGGGCGAAGTCCTGTGACGAAagaacactgctgctgtaataATGGCCAGACAGGCACCACCAACTGAGAATACAGCCAGGATGATTCCTAGGACCTCGTCAAAGGAAAGAAACTCCACTGGTTTTGGGAAACATGTGCTTCTTTCTGCATTAGACCAGAACTCCCTCGGGCAAGGGAAGCAGTCTGATGAATCTGGAAAGTTCAGACGGCAAATTAGAATTTGTTCAAAATCAGACCTTTTAAGATAGATTGTCCACACTAATTATAGGGGATCACATCTGATTGATCTGTCCTGACAACTTGTCAGCATGGGTTGCACTGGTAATGGTGTAGTGATACCCACATTTT
The nucleotide sequence above comes from Solea senegalensis isolate Sse05_10M linkage group LG3, IFAPA_SoseM_1, whole genome shotgun sequence. Encoded proteins:
- the LOC122766740 gene encoding extracellular calcium-sensing receptor-like isoform X1, producing MEISALFISLRLALGLFELNSALVFNGSQVGLKQRSGFTVAGSGGRISTVKCKLLGKAHLPAFSMDGDYIIGGVFSIHYSLHTVKHNYTSTPEPLRCTGSINSREMQFSRSMVFAIDEINNSTDLLPGIRLGYQIYDSCAAVPMAVHLAFQLSNGEDLEVNTSDHCSQSGTVIAIVGESGSTPSISMSRVFGPFNIPQVSHFATCACLSNKQQYPSFFRTIPSDQYQAKALAKMVKHFGWTWIGAVHSDSDYGNNGMASFLEAAHKEGICVEYSESFYRTHPLSKIQKVADVIRRSTAMVVVAFAASGDMRILFEELLLKPLPPRQWIGSEAWVTDPDMLRFTFCASAIGFAIEKSVIPGLRDFLMDLPPNKVAASPVLTEFWENEFNCRLGRSKYRESSVSSEKSQCDGTENIQTLQSPYTDTSQLRITNMVYKAVYAIAHAIHNSVCQKTNSTAQCDRLTKIGSTQVLTELKKVSFSQNGYEVSFDANGDPVATYDLVNWQQSQSGSVELVTVGHYNASLPVGQEFSINRNLTWVGGSTQVPSSVCTDSCPPGTRKVLQKGKPICCYDCVPCPEGEISNSTDSSDCFPCPREFWSNAERSTCFPKPVEFLSFDEVLGIILAAFSVGGACLAIITAAVFFRHRTSPIVRANNSELSFLLLFSLALCFLCSLTFIGTPSEWSCMLRHTAFGITFVLCISCVLGKTMVVLMAFKATLPGSNAMKWFGPLQQRMTVVSFTFIQVLICAIWLAVSPPFPLKNLTTYKEKIILECALGSALGFWAVLGYIGLLAVFCFVLAVLARKLPDNFNEAKLITFSMLIFCAVWITFIPAYVSSPGKFTVAVEIFAILASSFGLILCIFAPKCFIILFQPEKNTKKQLMNKNQF
- the LOC122766740 gene encoding extracellular calcium-sensing receptor-like isoform X2, with the protein product MRSTTAQISCQASGSVTRYMTRALQCPWQCIWRFSFLTVSHFATCACLSNKQQYPSFFRTIPSDQYQAKALAKMVKHFGWTWIGAVHSDSDYGNNGMASFLEAAHKEGICVEYSESFYRTHPLSKIQKVADVIRRSTAMVVVAFAASGDMRILFEELLLKPLPPRQWIGSEAWVTDPDMLRFTFCASAIGFAIEKSVIPGLRDFLMDLPPNKVAASPVLTEFWENEFNCRLGRSKYRESSVSSEKSQCDGTENIQTLQSPYTDTSQLRITNMVYKAVYAIAHAIHNSVCQKTNSTAQCDRLTKIGSTQVLTELKKVSFSQNGYEVSFDANGDPVATYDLVNWQQSQSGSVELVTVGHYNASLPVGQEFSINRNLTWVGGSTQVPSSVCTDSCPPGTRKVLQKGKPICCYDCVPCPEGEISNSTDSSDCFPCPREFWSNAERSTCFPKPVEFLSFDEVLGIILAAFSVGGACLAIITAAVFFRHRTSPIVRANNSELSFLLLFSLALCFLCSLTFIGTPSEWSCMLRHTAFGITFVLCISCVLGKTMVVLMAFKATLPGSNAMKWFGPLQQRMTVVSFTFIQVLICAIWLAVSPPFPLKNLTTYKEKIILECALGSALGFWAVLGYIGLLAVFCFVLAVLARKLPDNFNEAKLITFSMLIFCAVWITFIPAYVSSPGKFTVAVEIFAILASSFGLILCIFAPKCFIILFQPEKNTKKQLMNKNQF